A window of Streptomyces sp. NBC_01689 genomic DNA:
TCGGTCAGTTGGCCGGGATTGAGGCCGTAGTCGGTGAAATCCTTGTCGTCCCACCATTCGGCACCGTTGAGGCGGTCGCGCAGGTCTTCGAGGCTGAACTCGTAGCGTGCGTGGCGGCGGCCGAGCGTTTCGAGGTCGGCGGTGGTGCGGTGCTGGGAGGCGGCGTGGACGTCGATGAGGTCGCGGACTGCTCCGCGGTCCGCGAGCGCGCGGACCTTGGTGCCGATCACGTCGTCGAGGGCCAGGACCGGTCCGTATTCGGTTTGCGTGGGCGGATTCCAGAATGCCTCTTTGAGGACGTCCACCTCGCATTCCTCTCCGGATTTCGGGTCGGTTGCGATCAGACGGCCGGAGAGGGCGCTGGTCTCGATCTGGCGGATGCTCCAGCCGCGGGTGGCTAGGCCGTCGCTGACCACAGCGACGATCTCGGCGATCGGGGCGGGGTTGTCGGTGGCTACATCGAGGTCCTGGCTGAGGCGGTCGACCAGGCCGTGGGCCTGGACGGCATAGCCGCCTGTGATCACCAAGGGGTAGGGGGTGCCGATCGCGAGTACATCGGCAAGGAGCCGGCGGTGCAGGTCGGTCAGATTCACGCGGCCGGCATGCTCCGGACGGCGGCCAGCTCAGGGAAGGCGGCCTCCCATGCCTCCCGCAGCGGCCTGCTGATCAGGGTACGCAGGACCGGCCACTGCTCGAGCAGCAGATCCCGGTTCAAAAAGGCGACCAGGTCTTGGCGCTGCCCTTCGGCCAGGACGGTGCGGTAGAGACTCATCCGCGAGCGCGGCTGCTCCACCTCGTAGGAGCGGCGTCCTGACCACGACACGTGCAGCGGCAGGTCGACCGAGCCGCGAGTGGGGCCCGTCAGATCCTGAAGGCGGGCGGGCAGCCGCTTGGCGTACTGCTCGCGGAGCAGCTCAAACGCGTTCGGCACCGGGAAACGGGACGAGCTCAAGGCCATGCCTCGATTATGACCTGCCAGACCGCGCAGCAGAGGGCCGAAGCCCGAACCGGCTGACTACCTGTGGCGGAGCAATGATCCTCGGTGGCGGCTCCGCTGCTCACGGACGCGGCGCAGTGGCGGTCCGTATTCGCAGGGCATCTACGCCCGGCGACAAGGCGGCCGCCGCTGGGCGAGTGGGCTGGTCCTCCGTGGGCTCCGCCCGGCGCCCGCCAGGCGGCCCGGCTGGAACGATAGCCATGGGCGCCAGGCGCAGCGGCCCGAGCCGGCTGTGGACGGTGCGGGGTTTGCTGGCCGTGCGCATTCCAGTACCGATGGACGCGACAGAGGTGCCGTTGTTTCTGGCGCGGGCTGTGAGCGG
This region includes:
- a CDS encoding nucleotidyl transferase AbiEii/AbiGii toxin family protein, which translates into the protein MNLTDLHRRLLADVLAIGTPYPLVITGGYAVQAHGLVDRLSQDLDVATDNPAPIAEIVAVVSDGLATRGWSIRQIETSALSGRLIATDPKSGEECEVDVLKEAFWNPPTQTEYGPVLALDDVIGTKVRALADRGAVRDLIDVHAASQHRTTADLETLGRRHARYEFSLEDLRDRLNGAEWWDDKDFTDYGLNPGQLTDLRAWALAWAAELDARLYAQENPDEV